In Capsicum annuum cultivar UCD-10X-F1 chromosome 7, UCD10Xv1.1, whole genome shotgun sequence, one genomic interval encodes:
- the LOC107878322 gene encoding lipoyl synthase, mitochondrial, with protein sequence MHSRFTSLISRSFKSNHHQHLLPQLFSSSAATSSSSPPQYPQTLEGLRHRLAAESPTLSDFTKLQSDKEYSVEVGTKKKPLPKPKWMKEAIPGGEKYTQIKKKLRELKLHTVCEEAKCPNLGECWSGGETGTATATIMILGDTCTRGCRFCNVKTSRTPPPPDPNEPANVAEAIASWGLDYIVITSVDRDDLSDQGSGHFAETVQKLKALKPHMLIEALTPDFRGDSGCVEKVAKSGLDVFAHNIETVEELQNVVRDHRANFKQSMDVLKMAKEYAPAGTLTKTSIMLGCGETPEQVVKTMEKVRAAGVDVMTFGQYMRPSKRHMPVSEYITPEAFDNYQVLGMQMGFRYVASGPMVRSSYKAGEYYIKSMIESDRAASSS encoded by the exons ATGCATTCCCGATTCACATCCCTCATTTCCCGATCATTCAAATCCAATCACCACCAACATCTCCTCCCTCAACTCTTCTCTTCCTCCGCCGCCACGtcatcatcatctccacctcaatACCCACAAACCCTCGAAGGTCTCCGCCACCGTTTAGCGGCGGAGTCACCAACGCTCTCCGATTTTACCAAACTCCAATCGGATAAAGAGTACTCGGTCGAGGTGGGTACGAAGAAGAAACCACTACCGAAACCGAAATGGATGAAGGAAGCGATACCGGGTGGAGAGAAATACACGCAGATTAAGAAGAAGTTGAGGGAATTGAAGCTCCATACTGTTTGTGAAGAAGCCAAATGTCCCAATTTGGGCGAGTGTTGGTCTGGTGGTGAAACCGGGACTGCCACTGCTACTATCATGATTTTAGGGGATACTTGTACCAGAGGCTGCAG ATTCTGCAATGTGAAGACATCACGCACTCCCCCTCCTCCTGACCCAAATGAACCTGCCAATGTGGCTGAGGCCATTGCCTCATGGGGGTTAGATTACATTGTAATTACCAGTGTCGACCGGGATGATTTATCTGATCAAGGGAGTGGTCATTTCGCTGAGACAGTGCAAAAGTTGAAGGCGTTGAAGCCACATATGCTCATAGAAGCACTTA CTCCAGATTTTCGAGGAGACTCTGGGTGTGTTGAGAAAGTTGCAAAATCAGGATTAGATGTTTTTGCTCATAACATTGAAACCGTTGAAGAGCTTCAGAATGTAGTACGAGATCATCGTGCTAACTTCAAGCAGTCCATGGATGTCCTGAAGATGGCCAAGGAGTATGCCCCTGCCGGTACATTGACAAAGACTTCAATAATGTTGGGCTGTGGGGAAACTCCGGAACAAGTTGTTAAAACAATGGAAAAAGTGCGTGCAGCAGGTGTTGACGTAATGACATTTGGTCAGTACATGAGACCATCAAAGCGTCACATGCCTGTTTCTGAATACATTACTCCAGAAGCCTTTGATAATTATCAAGTTCTTGGCATGCAAATG GGATTTCGATATGTGGCTTCTGGCCCCATGGTTAGGTCATCATACAAGGCAGGGGAATACTATATTAAATCCATGATAGAATCTGATCGTGCAGCATCTTCTTCGTAA